The region CGCTCAAGGTTTTTTTGCCCGCCATCCAGACGATACAGCGGAGGCGTAATAATAAAAGGCACTTTACCCGATTGCTCATCCTTAACGTCAATCCACGACTGGATTAAATAAGGAACGTTATCAGGATTGGTAATACTTATTGACGCCTCTTTTTTAGCCCCATCAAAAATAATACGGGTGCCGCCAATAATCACGCCTGCACTGGCGGATGTTAACGTCAGCGGTAACAGCGCCATAGCCAGGCCTGTTGTCATGATAAAACGCATTTTAATACCTCATAAAACAAGGGGCCGGGCGGCCCCCTGCTGATTACTGCAATGACTTAGTTGTATACCACGGAGAAGTTTGCGACCGAGTTAGCCGGGCCAGCGGTCACGGATGCCGCGGTGGAGATATACTGCGCGTAGAAGTTCAGCGTATTATCAGCCGTACTGCTGAGTGCATAGGTATAGCTGTTGCTGCCGTGCAGCGGCAGATCGGCTTTATCTGCCGTCATCAGGTTAATCGCCACCCCCGTGGCCGCCCCTGCCACGGAGGCATCAATTGCCAGCAGGCTGGCGTTGGTTAAATCCGGCGTGCCGTCAAAACGGACTTTTGCATTCGTGACCGTCACCGGACAGTTTTTCAAAATAATATTGAATTGCGTCGCCGCCGTTCTCGCCCCGGTCGTCGGGAATTCCGTTTTATAATAATCGCCTAATACCACCACCTGGTTCTGGGATGCCACATCAACATCGCAGGCAGAATCCAGAATGTTTCCGTTAAAATTAACGGTACCGGCCGCTGCGAATGCATTTGTCATGGTGAGTACTGAACTTGCCGCTAACATTGCCATCATCAATTTCTTATTCATGATTTTATATCCTGTGTTACTTTATTTATTACCAACATTCAATTTCAGAAATAAAAGCCCTTCCGACGAGTTAAAATTTATACAACTCTTTTTCCGCATACAATCAATTTTGAGGTCTAGCTGTAGACCCTCTTTTAACAAATACAAAACATATTCATTCGGAAACACCTTAAGAATATTGGCTATGGTCTACTTTTAGACCTGAGTTAAAAAATTTTAAAATTCAATTAATTAACACTCCGAAATAGGTAAGTCTATAATTAGACTCGCCGCGAATATTCCCTGACTTACTGTTTTTTAAGATAATTCTCTATGCCGATCAAAAAATGATCGCATCAGTGAGTGAGGTCTCAAATGAATACCCGATTCGTGCCTGAGTCAGAAATTGATAAGTCAACAGCGCTTGGCGCTAAGCCTTTCAAGCACATTGAAAAGTTAATCGATAATGTTGTGCCGCATGCAGAGAGACACATTATTGCTAAGGGGGAAGTTATCCATTATTACGCCGGGGATATCCGTCAGTGCTTTTTACTGTTACACGGCAGCGTGGCGTTGCACCGTCGCGGTGATGGTATCGTCTTAAATTCTGAATCCGCGCCATTTATACTCGGCGTGAGCAGCCAGTTTTCTTCTGAACACCTTTACGTCAGAGCGCTGGAAACCTCAGAGGTGGCCAGCGTTTCGCTGGCGTGTTTTAATCGTGTTGTCGCACAACAGAATTTATGGGAACACTTCTCAAACCTGCTGATCTATACCGCATCGCGCGTCTACGAACATTGCGCCCAGATATCGCAAATGTCGGCTTATGACATTATCCGCTTTCAGCTGGTCGAGCTGATGCAGGAGCCGGAAGCCATCAGACAAAACATAACCGCCGCAGCCTATATCAAAAGCCGTACCTATCTTTCACGCAGCGGCATTATGCGGATCCTCGCGGAGTTGCGGACAGGGAAATACATCACCATGGAGCGCGGCGTGCTATTAGAGATCCATCATTTACCCCGTAAGTACTGAGGCTGTATTTATCTCTGGAGAAGGAGGAAAAGAAGAGCGACACTATAGGAAGTACTATCTCTTTCCAGGTTAACGCTATGTCTTCTGATAAACCATCGCATCGCGGCTCTCCCTATGCTCAGGAACTGATTTCTCATTTACAGCCGCACTGCGCCACGCATAAAACCGATCCCGGCGAGCAACTTGATCTCCAGGTTAACGGGCAGAGCATGTGTTATTTAATTCTTGAGGGCACGGTCGCTATATACAGAAGAAGCGACGATATGATGCTTTCGACGGCGCGCAGTCCCGCCCTGTTTGGCCTCGCTAACCTGACGGACATCTATTTTACCGATTATCTCAGAACGGTGACGCCTTGCCTGATCGGTGTGCTCACGACCGATCGGGTGGCTGAAATTATCAAAGAGAACGCGCTGTGGGGGCTGCTTTCTAATCATCTGATGTTTGTTTACAACCGCCTCTATCACAATGTCATGCCGAAAGGCGCGCCAACCGCATACGAAATGATTCGCCACCAGCTCGTGCTGCTGATGCAGGAAGATGACAGCTACCGACGTAGCGTGACGGCGGAAAGGTATATCAGGGATAAAACCCAGCTTTCCCGCAGCGGCGTAATGCGCATACTGGCTGACCTGAAAACGGGCGGGTTCATCGAAATGGAAGAAGGCCGGCTCATTAAAATTAACAAACTGCCTGCCAGATACTGAATGTCAGACACTAAAAAGGCCGCGTTTGCGGCCTTTTCTTCACTGCTTAATGGACGTGAACGCCCAACCGCCAGGCAAAGTAGATCTCTTCTTTCAGTTCGTTAGAAGAGAGCGCCAGCAAATCCGTAAATTCCAGCTCAAGCTGTTTCAGCTTTTTCAGGTACTGCGCGGGAGACAGATTGCTTTTATCGCGACGTAAATATTCAATTGCCAGCTGTGTTGGGGTTATTTCAGTATCCATGATGTCCTCGCTTATGTTCAAAACGTGACCAGTATATCACAATCGGGCGGCTATTTTTTGACCAAAAGCAAGGCATCCGGAAACTTTACACAACGGCCGTCGTCAGCCTGGATGAACAACACAGGCTATCCTGTTCGTCCAGAATCTCTATCTGCCACACCTGATGACGGCTTCCGGCATGCAGTGCGCGGCAGATGCCGCGCACGCGTCCGCTGCGAACGGAGCGGATGTGGTTGGCATTAACCTCCAGCCCCACCACCTTCTGCTCTCCTTCCGTACAGAGGTAGCCTGCCACCGACCCCAGCGTTTCAGCCAGCACGACGGACGCGCCGCCGTGCAACAGACCAAACGGTTGATGAGTGCGGCGGTCTACTGGCATCGTTGCTTCCAGTTCGTCGTCGCCAATGCGCGTGAACTGGATGTCCAGCAAACCGACCATGTTCTCCGCGCCCATGGCATTTAATGCCTCCAGCGTGACCGCACGTTTCCAGATCATCCCATAATCTCCAGTAAAGCCTGCAATGGATGGCGAACGCCGTTACCTTCCACCCGTTTCACCTGGCTGCGGCAGGAGTAGCCCGTCGCCAGACAGCGGTTGCGTGGCAGGCGCTGCATCGCCTGATGCCATGACAGTTCATAGATGCCAAGCGAGTTGGCGTGGTTTTTGGCTTCATGGCCGTAGGTTCCGGCCATGCCGCAGCAGCCCACGTTGACGCTTTCCAGCTTCGCGCCAAACCGGGCGAAGATAGAAGCCCACTGGGCAGGCGCCGTCGGCAGCGCCGTCACTTCGGTACAGTGCCCAAACAGATACCAGGATTCTCCGCTGACCTCCTGAGGGGCCGTTTGCGTCAGCACCGCAGGCAGCCATTCGTGCACCAGTAAGACCTGAAAATCACCGCGCTTATCGCCGAGCGTCTGCTTGTATTCATCGCGGTAGCAGAGCACCAGCGCCGGATCGACGCCCACCATCGG is a window of Enterobacter hormaechei ATCC 49162 DNA encoding:
- a CDS encoding winged helix-turn-helix transcriptional regulator, with the translated sequence MNTRFVPESEIDKSTALGAKPFKHIEKLIDNVVPHAERHIIAKGEVIHYYAGDIRQCFLLLHGSVALHRRGDGIVLNSESAPFILGVSSQFSSEHLYVRALETSEVASVSLACFNRVVAQQNLWEHFSNLLIYTASRVYEHCAQISQMSAYDIIRFQLVELMQEPEAIRQNITAAAYIKSRTYLSRSGIMRILAELRTGKYITMERGVLLEIHHLPRKY
- a CDS encoding YdiH family protein → MDTEITPTQLAIEYLRRDKSNLSPAQYLKKLKQLELEFTDLLALSSNELKEEIYFAWRLGVHVH
- a CDS encoding fimbrial protein, giving the protein MNKKLMMAMLAASSVLTMTNAFAAAGTVNFNGNILDSACDVDVASQNQVVVLGDYYKTEFPTTGARTAATQFNIILKNCPVTVTNAKVRFDGTPDLTNASLLAIDASVAGAATGVAINLMTADKADLPLHGSNSYTYALSSTADNTLNFYAQYISTAASVTAGPANSVANFSVVYN
- a CDS encoding helix-turn-helix domain-containing protein, with amino-acid sequence MSSDKPSHRGSPYAQELISHLQPHCATHKTDPGEQLDLQVNGQSMCYLILEGTVAIYRRSDDMMLSTARSPALFGLANLTDIYFTDYLRTVTPCLIGVLTTDRVAEIIKENALWGLLSNHLMFVYNRLYHNVMPKGAPTAYEMIRHQLVLLMQEDDSYRRSVTAERYIRDKTQLSRSGVMRILADLKTGGFIEMEEGRLIKINKLPARY
- the menI gene encoding 1,4-dihydroxy-2-naphthoyl-CoA hydrolase — protein: MIWKRAVTLEALNAMGAENMVGLLDIQFTRIGDDELEATMPVDRRTHQPFGLLHGGASVVLAETLGSVAGYLCTEGEQKVVGLEVNANHIRSVRSGRVRGICRALHAGSRHQVWQIEILDEQDSLCCSSRLTTAVV